A DNA window from Panthera tigris isolate Pti1 chromosome X, P.tigris_Pti1_mat1.1, whole genome shotgun sequence contains the following coding sequences:
- the LOC122235494 gene encoding endogenous retrovirus group K member 13-1 Env polyprotein-like — MSSWHACAFSLQPESLPSIGHTCFSFPEYYVSPVLQLRVCVPPPYYLIVGDGTITPVKEDGHQLYRLTCPACERLHKTKRFLGLLIAGLIAAVTVIASATVSVISLNESAQTASHVNELAHNVSKVFATQERIDRKLEAQLEALQEALRYLGDQFAVLCTRLSLICHDAYKHICVTSLEYTNVTWGQVRRHLQGVWHDANTSLDLLQLQEEINAVASSSLSFPNPGDLAETILHQLNGFNPFNILQHSFWIFIGIVSVISVILVLLCYFWRWGLTAFTTYQARMHMLQLQTIGGNVGGRAPVPG; from the exons ATGTCTTCTTGGCATGCCTGTGCATTCTCACTACAACCGGAGAGTCTGCCCTCTATTGGGCATACATG CTTTAGTTTTCCAGAATATTATGTTTCTCCAGTTCTGCAATTGCGTGTCTGTGTTCCTCCACCCTACTATCTGATTGTTGGAGATGGGACCATTACTCCAGTGAAAGAAGATGGTCATCAGTTGTACCGGCTGACGTGTCCTGCTTGTGAACGGCTGCACAAGACCAAACGGTTTCTTGGACTGTTAATTGCTGGACTCATAGCAGCAGTGACTGTAATTGCCTCTGCAACTGTATCTGTAATATCCTTAAATGAAAGTGCCCAAACGGCATCCCATGTAAATGAATTGGCTCATAATGTATCCAAGGTGTTTGCCACTCAAGAACGAATAGACCGTAAATTGGAAGCCCAATTAGAGGCACTACAAGAAGCATTAAGGTATCTTGGTGATCAGTTTGCTGTTTTGTGTACCAGACTTTCTTTAATTTGTCATGATGCATATAAGCATATCTGTGTTACTTCTTTAGAGTATACCAATGTGACATGGGGACAAGTGCGTCGTCATTTACAAGGGGTTTGGCATGATGCTAATACTAGCTTAGACCTCTTACAGCTACAAGAAGAGATAAATGCTGTTGCAAGTAGCTCACTCAGTTTCCCTAACCCTGGAGATCTCGCTGAAACCATACTGCACCAACTTAATGGGTTTAATCCATTTAATATTCTTCAACATTCCTTTTGGATCTTTATTGGAATTGTTTCCGTAATATCTGTTATACTTGTCTTGCTGTGTTATTTCTGGAGATGGGGTCTTACTGCCTTTACCACATACCAGGCCAGGATGCACATGTTGCAATTACAAACTATAGGGGGAAatgtggggggccgggccccggtgccaggctga